The Methanobacteriaceae archaeon genome has a window encoding:
- the hjc gene encoding Holliday junction resolvase Hjc, which produces MAKKGSAEERELVHKLWDRGFAAMRAPASGGATKKSLPDVVAGNGKIYLAIEVKTTTKDKIYIDSVQIDELCEFSQIFGAKPYIGVRFKYTKWLFLEPKNTPRTKKGNYRVEKDYTLEKGLEIDEIAGIDKQMKFD; this is translated from the coding sequence ATGGCTAAAAAAGGGTCTGCTGAAGAAAGAGAATTGGTTCACAAACTTTGGGACAGGGGGTTTGCTGCTATGAGAGCTCCTGCTTCTGGTGGAGCAACCAAAAAATCATTACCTGATGTTGTTGCTGGAAATGGTAAAATATACTTAGCTATTGAAGTTAAAACAACAACAAAGGATAAAATATACATTGATTCTGTTCAAATTGATGAGTTATGTGAATTTTCTCAAATATTTGGTGCTAAGCCATATATTGGTGTTAGGTTTAAATACACTAAATGGCTCTTTTTAGAACCTAAAAATACTCCTCGTACTAAAAAAGGAAATTATCGTGTTGAAAAGGATTATACTCTTGAAAAAGGCCTTGAAATCGATGAAATTGCTGGTATTGATAAGCAAATGAAGTTCGATTAA
- a CDS encoding TrkH family potassium uptake protein gives MRYITKTDLLIIGMNSGYLMIGVGLMCLVPIIFDLVYFEFNIACFAIPAAISICFGLFLRRYLNEYSTRNVRLKHGMIISALGWLWAAIIGGIVIMLATHTPIIDSVFESMSALTGTGITMFSDVESLPQSILFFRAFEQWIGGLGVVVMVISILTKPGTATSTLYHAEAHEDRIKPSTKATLEQTIKIYGIYTVAGVILYIIAGMPVFDSICNTFTIISTGGMNVKNANMGFYQSDLIYFITIVLMIIGATSFLVHYKVIKSRGRSLIEDLQFKVIICVIAVVSLLIYFVSNIVPIELVFTIVSALTTTGANVAPSTVMATWPAFVIICIIFLMLTGGSNGSTVGAIKLVRILTFFKGVYKHIREIMSPKGRVVPVKIHDRVIPDKAVAESGNFITLYLLFIMITWTLFCLLGYDPFKSLFSVVSIQGNNGLDLGILNNELNPILKIISMFNMWIGRLEIYPVLITLRTAFEIFKR, from the coding sequence GGAGTTGGATTAATGTGTTTAGTCCCAATTATTTTTGATTTAGTATATTTTGAATTCAATATAGCTTGTTTTGCAATACCTGCAGCAATATCAATCTGTTTTGGACTATTTTTAAGAAGATATCTCAATGAATATTCTACAAGAAATGTACGTCTTAAGCATGGAATGATTATTTCTGCACTAGGATGGTTATGGGCAGCAATTATTGGTGGAATAGTAATTATGCTTGCAACACATACTCCAATAATAGATTCTGTTTTTGAAAGTATGTCTGCATTAACCGGAACTGGTATTACCATGTTCAGTGATGTGGAATCATTACCCCAAAGCATATTGTTTTTTAGAGCATTTGAACAATGGATTGGAGGTTTAGGAGTTGTAGTTATGGTAATTAGTATCTTAACAAAACCTGGAACTGCAACATCTACATTATACCATGCAGAAGCTCATGAAGACCGTATTAAACCAAGTACCAAAGCTACTCTTGAACAGACCATCAAAATATATGGAATTTATACTGTTGCAGGAGTTATATTATATATTATTGCAGGAATGCCTGTTTTTGATTCCATTTGTAATACATTCACTATAATCTCAACTGGAGGTATGAATGTTAAAAATGCAAATATGGGATTTTATCAAAGTGATTTAATTTATTTTATAACAATTGTCTTAATGATCATCGGTGCAACAAGCTTTTTAGTACACTATAAAGTTATAAAAAGCAGAGGAAGATCATTAATTGAAGATTTACAGTTTAAAGTAATTATATGCGTTATAGCAGTTGTATCATTACTAATTTATTTTGTATCAAATATTGTACCAATCGAACTTGTATTTACCATTGTATCTGCCCTTACAACAACAGGAGCAAATGTAGCACCATCAACAGTTATGGCAACATGGCCAGCATTTGTAATCATTTGTATAATCTTTTTAATGTTAACTGGAGGATCAAATGGTTCTACAGTAGGTGCTATTAAACTTGTACGTATTTTAACATTTTTTAAAGGAGTTTATAAGCACATTCGTGAAATTATGTCTCCAAAAGGTAGAGTTGTTCCTGTAAAAATACATGACAGAGTAATTCCGGACAAAGCAGTTGCAGAATCTGGAAATTTCATTACATTATATTTATTATTCATCATGATTACATGGACATTATTCTGTTTATTAGGATATGACCCATTTAAAAGCTTATTTTCAGTAGTATCCATCCAAGGAAACAATGGACTTGATTTAGGCATATTAAATAATGAATTAAATCCAATTTTAAAAATAATAAGCATGTTTAATATGTGGATTGGAAGGTTGGAAATTTATCCGGTTTTAATTACATTAAGAACTGCATTTGAAATATTTAAAAGATAA
- a CDS encoding radical SAM protein, which yields MDANIFDLIKKANETTLNKHGDLITLERAVFLSWWCDKGDCAFCYMSTQKEKIKDPSKARRNVSNIYAEAEMCKRLDWNIEFLSGGYESFTTQEIKQIATNIKDITGDGVWLNTGITDELEEYGSEIKGITGAVEVANPKIHKQVCPSKKLEDISNMLDVANDLGFKKAITIILGLGETLEDVDYIIDYIRDHKIDRVIFYSLNPHKETLYADSSQPASLYYAQVVAKVRLAFPDIEIICGTWIDNLANIGILILSGANGITKFPLFKMFGTKYGKRVEEEVKWSGRRLKGTFTDKTQLGPKQSEVSPELDKFIKRYINESLKNKY from the coding sequence ATGGATGCTAACATATTCGACTTAATAAAAAAAGCTAATGAAACTACATTAAATAAACACGGCGATTTAATTACATTAGAGCGAGCAGTATTTCTCTCATGGTGGTGTGACAAAGGAGACTGTGCATTTTGTTATATGTCCACCCAAAAAGAAAAAATCAAAGATCCCTCAAAAGCTAGGCGTAACGTAAGTAACATTTATGCTGAAGCTGAGATGTGTAAACGTCTTGACTGGAATATTGAATTTTTATCTGGTGGATATGAATCATTTACAACACAGGAAATTAAACAGATTGCTACTAACATCAAAGACATAACTGGAGATGGTGTCTGGTTAAATACTGGAATTACCGATGAATTGGAAGAGTATGGCTCTGAGATTAAAGGAATTACCGGTGCAGTTGAAGTAGCAAATCCAAAAATCCATAAACAAGTCTGTCCTTCAAAGAAATTAGAAGATATAAGTAATATGTTAGATGTTGCAAACGATTTAGGATTTAAAAAAGCAATTACAATAATCTTAGGTCTTGGAGAAACATTGGAAGATGTTGATTATATAATAGATTATATTAGAGATCACAAAATTGACCGTGTAATATTTTATTCACTAAATCCCCACAAAGAAACATTATATGCGGACTCATCACAGCCAGCATCCCTTTACTATGCTCAGGTAGTAGCTAAAGTGAGATTAGCATTCCCAGATATTGAAATAATATGTGGAACATGGATTGATAATCTTGCAAATATTGGAATATTAATATTAAGTGGAGCAAATGGAATTACAAAATTCCCATTGTTTAAAATGTTTGGAACAAAATACGGAAAAAGAGTTGAAGAAGAAGTCAAATGGAGTGGCAGAAGACTTAAAGGAACATTTACCGACAAAACTCAGTTAGGTCCTAAACAAAGTGAAGTTTCACCAGAACTTGACAAATTTATTAAAAGATACATCAACGAATCTTTAAAAAATAAATACTAA
- a CDS encoding ABC transporter permease, with protein MFDTTAEKKFLLKELVKKDLTSKYKDSVLGILWSFLNPLLIMLVFTAIFSMLFGRAIENYPVYFLTGRIIYDFFNTSTKGAMRSMKRNANLLKKIYVPKYMFAVSTICYETINFIISFIILFLVMLLTNATFHWTLIFTIVPIALLICLIYGVGLILAVCNTYFSDVEHLYGVFTLILMYASALFYPMDIVPPLVQRIFTLNPVYSAISCFRECCYGVLPNTGTLLYLAAFSFTTLGIGIILFKIYEKKLVLEL; from the coding sequence ATGTTTGATACAACTGCAGAAAAGAAGTTTTTACTAAAAGAATTAGTTAAAAAAGATTTAACTTCAAAGTATAAAGATTCTGTTTTAGGAATCCTTTGGAGTTTTTTAAATCCTCTTTTAATTATGTTAGTATTTACAGCTATCTTTTCAATGTTATTTGGTCGTGCAATTGAAAATTATCCAGTTTATTTCTTAACTGGTAGAATTATATACGATTTCTTTAATACAAGTACCAAAGGTGCTATGCGTTCAATGAAGAGAAATGCAAATCTCTTAAAAAAGATTTATGTTCCAAAATACATGTTTGCAGTTAGTACAATCTGTTATGAAACAATTAATTTTATAATATCATTTATAATTTTATTCTTAGTGATGTTACTTACAAATGCTACATTCCACTGGACACTAATATTCACAATTGTCCCGATAGCATTACTAATTTGCTTAATATACGGAGTTGGACTAATATTAGCTGTTTGCAATACATATTTCTCAGATGTAGAGCATTTATATGGCGTATTTACACTTATCTTAATGTATGCATCAGCATTGTTTTACCCAATGGATATTGTTCCACCTCTTGTTCAAAGAATATTTACATTAAATCCAGTTTATTCAGCAATATCCTGTTTTAGAGAGTGCTGTTATGGAGTTTTACCTAATACTGGAACATTATTATATTTAGCAGCATTTTCATTTACAACACTTGGAATTGGAATAATTTTATTTAAGATATACGAAAAGAAATTAGTACTCGAATTATAA
- a CDS encoding MBL fold metallo-hydrolase: MSEIVLILGYNYDSNCYLIDNKILVDTGAGENKDYLFAKLRENGVEPEDIELVVNTHCHFDHIGGNHFFENAKIAVHKLDAIPIKNEDTLGTSGSAFGFDKINNTRVDMELEEGDKIADFEVIHTPGHTSGGICLWDGENLISGDTIFAGGGVGRMDLGGNYDDMKKSVEKLMKLDVKGIFPGHGPVVENNGKDHIKMSYLYL, from the coding sequence ATGTCAGAAATTGTTTTAATTTTAGGATATAATTACGATTCAAATTGCTATTTGATTGATAATAAAATTTTAGTTGACACTGGTGCTGGTGAAAACAAGGATTACTTATTTGCTAAATTACGTGAAAATGGTGTTGAACCAGAAGATATTGAATTAGTTGTCAATACTCACTGTCATTTTGACCATATTGGTGGAAATCACTTTTTTGAAAATGCAAAGATTGCTGTTCATAAATTAGATGCTATTCCTATTAAAAATGAAGATACTTTAGGAACTTCAGGTTCTGCATTTGGTTTTGATAAAATAAACAACACTCGTGTAGATATGGAACTTGAAGAGGGAGATAAAATAGCTGATTTTGAAGTAATTCACACTCCTGGACATACTTCTGGTGGAATTTGTCTTTGGGATGGTGAAAACTTAATTTCCGGTGATACTATTTTTGCTGGCGGTGGTGTTGGCAGAATGGATCTTGGTGGAAATTATGATGATATGAAAAAAAGTGTTGAAAAATTAATGAAATTAGATGTTAAAGGTATTTTCCCAGGTCATGGGCCTGTTGTGGAAAATAATGGAAAAGATCATATTAAAATGTCTTATTTATATTTATGA
- a CDS encoding ABC transporter ATP-binding protein, protein MQFIDKIKNWNKDTSSQENTTQEIDEKFQHNRFKNIRVFAPDCEMEFNDGTSFTAQILDGQNNPIVNQEAVIQVIHKKYKRISDEEGYIRLPIGLQPNEYTFKVFYPVDEEYVPKALPKLTIYKEGEKPQDTGEITTKLYAPDMLIYSKDEPDYLVRLYDSEDNPISGEKIKIEVENQVYEKITDEKGFASLDLELEQGIYTVKTTYDGSEKYCGVSKESQLEVKTRDIDKEVMIELEHVAMEFKTSNDKIDTLKEYIIRTIKRNKTESKKIRILDDVSFKIYKGERVGILGFNGAGKSTLLRIIAGIYEPSEGNININGKIAPLLELSAGFDKNYSGKNNIFLNGALLSIDENFLKEKYDEIVEFSELGEHINYPIKNYSSGMGAKLGFSIATLINPEILIIDEILSVGDIKFRQKSYEKIKSLMQEGVTVLLVSHSISQIRNICDKCIWIENGRVYMEGDCEDVCEAYIKRAKK, encoded by the coding sequence ATGCAGTTTATTGATAAAATAAAAAATTGGAATAAAGATACCTCATCACAGGAAAACACAACTCAAGAAATTGATGAGAAATTCCAACATAACAGATTTAAAAACATTAGGGTGTTTGCTCCAGATTGTGAAATGGAATTTAATGACGGAACTTCATTTACTGCACAAATTCTAGATGGACAAAACAATCCTATTGTTAATCAGGAAGCTGTTATTCAAGTTATTCATAAAAAATACAAAAGAATAAGTGATGAAGAAGGTTATATCAGGTTACCTATTGGTCTTCAGCCTAATGAATACACTTTTAAAGTATTTTACCCTGTAGACGAAGAATATGTTCCAAAAGCATTACCTAAATTAACTATTTATAAAGAAGGGGAAAAACCTCAGGATACTGGTGAAATAACTACTAAATTATATGCACCAGACATGCTTATTTACTCTAAAGACGAACCGGATTATTTAGTCAGATTATACGATAGTGAGGATAATCCAATTTCTGGTGAAAAAATTAAAATCGAAGTTGAAAATCAGGTTTATGAGAAAATAACTGATGAAAAAGGATTTGCAAGTTTAGATTTGGAACTTGAACAAGGAATATATACTGTAAAAACTACCTATGATGGATCTGAAAAGTATTGCGGGGTTTCTAAAGAATCTCAACTTGAAGTTAAAACAAGAGATATCGACAAAGAAGTAATGATTGAACTTGAACATGTTGCAATGGAGTTTAAAACCTCAAATGATAAAATTGACACATTAAAAGAGTACATCATCAGAACCATTAAAAGAAACAAAACCGAAAGTAAAAAAATCAGAATTTTAGATGACGTTTCATTTAAAATATATAAAGGTGAAAGGGTAGGAATTTTAGGATTCAACGGTGCTGGAAAAAGTACATTACTTAGAATAATTGCAGGAATTTATGAACCTAGTGAGGGTAATATTAACATTAACGGTAAAATTGCTCCATTACTCGAATTAAGTGCAGGTTTTGATAAAAATTACAGTGGTAAAAACAATATCTTCTTAAATGGAGCATTATTAAGTATTGATGAAAACTTCCTTAAAGAAAAATACGATGAAATCGTTGAATTCTCAGAACTTGGAGAACACATCAATTACCCTATTAAAAACTACTCCAGTGGTATGGGAGCTAAATTAGGTTTTTCAATAGCTACATTAATTAACCCTGAAATTTTAATTATCGACGAGATTTTATCTGTAGGAGATATTAAATTCAGACAAAAAAGTTATGAAAAGATTAAATCCCTTATGCAAGAGGGAGTTACTGTACTTCTTGTTTCACACTCAATCAGTCAGATAAGAAACATTTGTGATAAATGTATCTGGATTGAAAACGGTCGTGTTTACATGGAAGGTGACTGTGAAGACGTTTGTGAAGCATATATCAAACGAGCAAAAAAATAA
- a CDS encoding TrkA family potassium uptake protein translates to MDYVVIMGGGRVGLALANLLIDEGYDITLIENDNKLCAEVASELDALVVCGNGTNSKILEEVNIEDAKYFIATTGNDEANLLSCILVRKYKVKHIIARVSNPDHEEAFKEVGIEQVISPERAAASYLQKIVTRPNAAELMTLGQGDGEILDMTITNDKIVGKKYRDISPSKDFIIIATYQNGNLIIPQPDNVISRGEKVSVLVKRGKFNKVAKKLGKSS, encoded by the coding sequence ATGGATTATGTAGTAATTATGGGAGGAGGTCGTGTAGGACTTGCTCTTGCGAATTTATTAATTGATGAAGGATATGACATTACTTTAATTGAAAATGACAATAAGCTCTGCGCAGAAGTTGCATCTGAGCTTGATGCATTGGTTGTTTGTGGAAACGGTACAAATTCAAAAATCCTTGAAGAAGTAAACATTGAAGATGCAAAATACTTTATTGCAACTACCGGAAACGACGAAGCAAACTTACTTTCATGCATCCTCGTTAGAAAATATAAAGTTAAACATATCATTGCTCGTGTAAGTAATCCAGATCACGAAGAAGCATTTAAAGAAGTTGGAATTGAACAGGTAATCAGTCCAGAAAGAGCAGCTGCATCATACTTGCAAAAAATTGTTACAAGACCAAATGCTGCAGAATTAATGACCCTTGGACAAGGGGACGGAGAAATTTTAGATATGACCATAACCAACGACAAAATTGTTGGAAAAAAATATAGAGATATTTCCCCTTCAAAAGATTTCATTATTATTGCAACTTATCAAAATGGAAATTTAATTATCCCACAACCAGATAATGTAATTAGTCGTGGGGAAAAAGTTTCAGTCCTTGTAAAAAGAGGAAAATTCAATAAAGTAGCTAAAAAATTAGGAAAAAGTTCATAA
- a CDS encoding CBS domain-containing protein, protein MVEKKSFVKDYMTKNVICVSPDTPTADIIDLMRTSRHNSYPVVENDKLVGMVTAFDVVSKEWADTVEGLMSTKLVVANPELSINDASRVMFRRGISRMPVVDEDRRIVGIITNTDMVRSHIERSTPNKVEYFKNTLEQLYDIKANIKLMSVDTHKLRPTQDRVYADELEGRAYELKRGLAEPAIVVKTGERWILVDGHHRAVASLQQGYETVDSYVIDLGQDIKLGMEKTANKAGIYSFNDIEIIDDDKHPLIALTESIQEQESKSDD, encoded by the coding sequence ATGGTGGAAAAGAAATCATTTGTTAAAGATTACATGACAAAGAATGTTATTTGTGTTTCCCCAGATACCCCTACCGCAGATATTATAGACTTAATGAGAACAAGTCGGCACAATAGTTATCCTGTTGTTGAAAATGACAAATTAGTAGGTATGGTAACTGCATTCGATGTTGTATCCAAAGAATGGGCAGACACAGTTGAAGGATTAATGAGTACCAAATTAGTTGTTGCTAATCCAGAATTATCTATTAATGATGCATCAAGAGTCATGTTTAGAAGAGGAATTTCTAGGATGCCTGTTGTTGATGAAGATAGGAGGATTGTTGGTATTATAACTAATACTGATATGGTGAGATCACACATTGAAAGATCAACACCAAATAAAGTAGAGTACTTTAAAAATACTTTGGAGCAACTATATGACATTAAAGCTAATATAAAGCTCATGTCAGTAGATACTCATAAATTACGTCCAACACAAGACAGAGTTTATGCAGATGAACTTGAAGGCAGAGCTTACGAATTAAAAAGAGGATTAGCAGAACCTGCAATTGTTGTAAAAACAGGAGAAAGATGGATTTTAGTTGATGGTCACCACAGAGCAGTGGCATCATTACAACAAGGATATGAAACTGTAGATTCATATGTCATTGATTTAGGCCAAGATATTAAATTAGGAATGGAAAAAACAGCTAACAAAGCAGGAATCTATTCCTTTAATGACATTGAAATCATTGATGATGATAAACATCCACTTATTGCGCTTACAGAAAGTATTCAAGAACAAGAAAGTAAAAGTGATGATTAG
- the gatB gene encoding Asp-tRNA(Asn)/Glu-tRNA(Gln) amidotransferase subunit GatB: MMCGLEIHVQLETESKLFCDCPTNYQDAPANTNICPICLNQPGAKPHPTNEKALENALMIALMLNCEIDQDVIYFMRKHYDYPDLSSGYQRTSVPIGINGELNGIRIREIHAEEDPGQFKPDRGIVNFNRSGIPLVEIVTEPDIKSPEEARNFLKELIRVLQYSGGARGEGTMRADVNISINGGNRVEMKNVNSIKGAYKALKFELVRQKNLMKRGVEVKQETRAYLESQMITVGMRMKEDADDYRFITDPDLPPMQISDETIQRILDTMPEAPHNKVKRFVEDYDIDQESAKVLTSELDLAIAYEEVVKKIEPKFAAKWMRDELKRVLSYNKLDFADSEITVDDLIEFLSMIESKEVTAKAAKKIIEQMPNNEKSPKTIAEEMGLLGVVNDDEILAAVKQAIEENPKAVEDYLAGQKASINFLMGQVMKLTRGKADPGETVKLLKENIE, encoded by the coding sequence ATGATGTGTGGGCTTGAAATCCACGTACAATTAGAAACTGAATCAAAATTATTCTGTGATTGTCCTACAAATTATCAGGATGCTCCGGCAAATACAAATATCTGCCCTATTTGTCTTAACCAACCAGGAGCAAAACCTCACCCAACCAATGAAAAAGCATTAGAAAATGCTTTAATGATTGCTTTAATGCTTAACTGTGAAATTGATCAAGACGTAATTTACTTTATGAGAAAACACTATGATTACCCTGACTTATCTTCAGGTTATCAAAGAACTTCTGTTCCTATTGGAATTAACGGTGAATTAAACGGAATTAGAATCAGAGAAATTCACGCAGAAGAAGACCCAGGTCAATTCAAACCTGACAGAGGTATTGTAAACTTCAACCGTTCAGGAATTCCTTTAGTTGAAATTGTTACTGAACCAGATATAAAATCTCCTGAAGAAGCAAGAAACTTCTTAAAAGAGTTAATCCGTGTTTTACAATACAGTGGAGGAGCTCGTGGTGAAGGAACTATGAGAGCAGACGTAAACATTTCAATTAATGGTGGAAACAGAGTTGAAATGAAAAACGTAAACTCCATTAAAGGTGCATACAAAGCATTAAAATTCGAACTTGTAAGACAAAAAAACCTCATGAAAAGAGGTGTTGAAGTTAAACAAGAAACTCGTGCTTACTTAGAATCACAAATGATTACCGTAGGAATGAGGATGAAAGAAGATGCAGATGACTACAGATTCATTACTGATCCTGATTTGCCACCAATGCAAATTTCAGACGAAACAATTCAAAGAATCTTAGACACTATGCCTGAAGCACCACACAACAAGGTGAAAAGGTTTGTTGAAGATTATGACATTGACCAAGAATCTGCAAAAGTTTTAACCTCTGAACTTGATTTAGCAATTGCATATGAAGAAGTTGTAAAGAAAATCGAACCTAAATTTGCTGCTAAATGGATGAGAGATGAACTTAAAAGAGTTTTATCCTACAACAAATTAGACTTCGCAGACAGTGAAATTACTGTTGATGATTTAATTGAATTCTTAAGCATGATTGAATCAAAAGAAGTAACTGCAAAAGCGGCTAAAAAAATCATTGAACAAATGCCAAACAACGAAAAATCCCCTAAAACTATTGCTGAAGAAATGGGATTACTTGGTGTTGTAAACGATGACGAAATTCTTGCTGCTGTAAAACAAGCTATTGAAGAAAATCCAAAAGCTGTTGAAGATTACTTAGCAGGACAAAAAGCTTCAATTAACTTCTTGATGGGTCAAGTTATGAAATTAACACGTGGAAAAGCAGACCCTGGTGAAACTGTAAAATTATTAAAAGAAAATATTGAATGA
- the hisE gene encoding phosphoribosyl-ATP diphosphatase, protein MSDKIIREVYEVLESRRDNPIDSYTSKIMQDSDKKAEDKILEKIAEEAGEVLIASKNDENLVYESVDLIFHTLLLLAYKGIEIDEVFEEFKSRRK, encoded by the coding sequence ATGAGTGATAAAATCATAAGAGAAGTGTATGAAGTATTAGAATCACGTCGTGACAATCCTATTGATTCATACACATCTAAAATCATGCAAGACAGCGATAAAAAAGCAGAGGACAAAATACTTGAAAAAATAGCTGAAGAAGCAGGAGAAGTATTAATCGCATCTAAAAATGATGAAAATTTAGTTTATGAATCAGTAGATTTAATTTTCCACACATTATTGCTTCTTGCATATAAGGGCATTGAAATTGACGAAGTATTTGAGGAATTTAAAAGTAGAAGAAAATAA